A single Brassica rapa cultivar Chiifu-401-42 chromosome A04, CAAS_Brap_v3.01, whole genome shotgun sequence DNA region contains:
- the LOC103863510 gene encoding probable envelope ADP,ATP carrier protein, chloroplastic — MGDEDRATLTFHRIPSLNSSILTSSPSKSNTVQFRRRVLRSSAPGDVGFGSKFACITMAEKCEQREFSPTPAQLLSNPLAILALVPKDAAIFAAGAIAGAAAKTVTAPLDRIKLLMQTHGIRIGHQSAKKAIGFVEAITLIGKEEGMKGYWKGNLPQVIRVLPYSAVQLLAYESYKKLFKGTDDQLSVIGRLAAGACAGMTSTLLTYPLDVLRLRLAVEPGYRTMSQVALSMLREEGLASFYYGLGPSLVGIAPYIAVNFCIFDLVKKSLPEEYRQKAQSSLFTAVLSAGIATLTCYPLDTVRRQMQMRGTPYKSIPEAFAGIIDRDGLIGLYRGFLPNALKTLPNSSIRLTTFDMVKRLIATSEKQLQKITDDNRNRDQT; from the exons ATGGGAGACGAAGACAGAGCTACTCTCACATTTCACCGTATACCTTCCCTAAACTCCTCCATACTCACCTCTTCTCCCTCCAAATCCAACACCGTACAGTTTCGCCGCCGTGTTTTGCGGAGTTCAGCTCCGGGAGATGTCGGTTTCGGGAGTAAATTCGCCTGCATTACCATGGCGGAGAAGTGCGAGCAGAGGGAATTCTCTCCCACGCCGGCGCAGCTCTTGAGCAACCCCCTTGCTATCCTTGCTCTTGTTCCCAAAGATGCCGCCATCTTCGCGGCCGGTGCTATTGCCGGAGCTGCCGCTAAAACGGTTACGGCTCCGCTTGACCGTATCAAGCTTCTTATGCAG ACACATGGTATACGAATTGGACATCAGAGTGCAAAGAAGGCAATAGGTTTTGTCGAG GCAATTACTCTGATAGGCAAAGAAGAAGGGATGAAAGGTTACTGGAAGGGAAACTTGCCTCAGGTGATAAGAGTATTGCCTTATAGTGCGGTCCAGCTTTTGGCTTACGAGAGTTACAAG AAATTATTCAAAGGTACAGATGATCAGCTCTCCGTGATTGGAAGACTTGCAGCTGGTGCTTGTGCTGGCATGACATCTACCTTG TTGACATACCCACTAGATGTTTTGAGATTGAGACTGGCAGTTGAACCCGGGTACCGAACAATGTCTCAG GTTGCTTTGAGTATGCTCCGGGAAGAAGGGCTTGCATCTTTCTATTACGGCCTTGGACCTTCTCTAGTAGGAATAGCTCCATACATTGCTGTTAACTTTTGTATTTTCGATCT GGTGAAGAAGTCTTTACCGGAAGAATATCGACAAAAGGCACAATCGTCATTATTCACAGCTGTTCTGTCGGCTGGTATTGCAACACTAACATGTTACCCTCTCGACACTGTGAGACGCCAAATGCAAATGAGAGGAACTCCATACAAATCTATCCCTGAAGCATTTGCTG GAATTATAGACCGTGATGGGCTTATAGGCTTGTACCGTGGCTTTTTACCCAATGCATTGAAAACTCTACCAAACAGCAG CATTAGGCTTACAACCTTTGATATGGTGAAACGCCTTATCGCCACAAGCGAGAAGCAGCTTCAGAAGATCACCGATGATAATCGGAATCGAGACCAAACTTGA